In Leptospira fainei serovar Hurstbridge str. BUT 6, the genomic stretch TTTCAGGAGGAAATAAGGCTACGTTTGCGACCTTATCTACGATAATTCCTACCGATTCACCTCCGATCTTCACTACGATAGCGCGATCGTATTCGGACTCGTGCTCTCTCGGAATATTTAATTTAACTCCGAGATCGACCATTTTTACGACTTTGCCTCGGATATCCATAATCCCGGCAAAGTAATTTTTAGAACGAGGTACTCGTACTAAATTGTGAATTTTTATAATCTCGTCTACCCAGGTGATCGGAATCGCATATTCCTCTTCGCCTAAACTAAACAGAATGTACTGGTGTTCGATTTCGTCGGACATTCCCCCTCCTCAGAAACGGGTGTATCCGTAATAATAGAAGTACGATCCTGAACCTAAGAAAAGCATCACCTTCGAAAAGAGCGGATCGCGTTTCCTCAGTATCCAGTCCAAACCGCCAAAAAGCAAACCGAAAACCGCGAGCGAAAAACCCAGTAAATAAAAATCCAGGTAGGTATACCAAATTCCGACTGCACTCATAGCCCCTACGAATAGATCGTGAAGATCTCCCCAGAGCCTACGGCGAATTCTTGGCCATAACGGTTCGGAAGGGGTTTTATCCGAGAATCTATCCCAGAAACCGGCTCCCCTTCGAATCCCGAAAACATGATCGTATTTGGTCGAAATTTCCCAAGGTTTCGACTCTTTCCGTTCCGTCGCGGCTCCCAAAGGTTCCGGGGAAACCCCGTATGCTCCGCCCATAACTTGCAGAGCATCCCTATCCGGAAGTGAGGAAACTAAATCTCGAAAAGGGGCGAATCTGGAATATAGCGGATAGGAACGACCGGTGCTTAGATCGGTTTCCTTGAGAATCGAACCGTCCCGAATCGTAGAAACATAGATCCTTCCGTTCTCTCCGGCAACCTCTAATGTCAGACGGATTTTGCGATCGTGATAATGAAAATCGGCTTGGAGAATATCTCCATCCGGAGTTTTAGCTTGATATGATTTTGTGTATCCTTTGGCAGGAGGAAACTCAGGCTTCCACCACTTACGAAGAACGGAATAATCCTGGAACGAGGCCATACAACGTTCCTATCGGTGAATTTCGAAAATTGCTTTAGGTCCGTTTGAAGCGGTTTTGAATTTCGAAGGATATCTTCGATTAAGAAATGAGGTGGGCGGCGAGACCGGGGCTCGCCTATGATGGAAGAGGAACCCGGTCTTAAAGTCCGGTTAGTACCGGTCTATTTGCCTTTCTTCTTATGACGGTTAAGTCTTCTCTTTTTCTTCCTTTTATGAGTCGCGATCTTTCTTCGCTTTCTTTTTTTACCGGAAGGCATTCGGTGCTCCTATGGGTTTCCTACCCTGTCAGCAAATTATTCGGTATACTTTTGTAAACCTTTATTTTTACGGATCTCGGCCACTAGTGTTTTGATTTCTCCGATACCTTCTTTAGAAGCGA encodes the following:
- a CDS encoding chemotaxis protein CheW, coding for MSDEIEHQYILFSLGEEEYAIPITWVDEIIKIHNLVRVPRSKNYFAGIMDIRGKVVKMVDLGVKLNIPREHESEYDRAIVVKIGGESVGIIVDKVANVALFPPETINPPPPSVKGISSRYITGVGKKDDRFIILIDIEKILGSEELSELGSAVK